Proteins co-encoded in one Tachysurus fulvidraco isolate hzauxx_2018 chromosome 17, HZAU_PFXX_2.0, whole genome shotgun sequence genomic window:
- the cnot4a gene encoding CCR4-NOT transcription complex subunit 4 isoform X2 has protein sequence MSRSPELKEDPMECPLCMEPLEIDDVNFFPCTCGYQICRFCWHRIRTDENGLCPACRKPYPEDPAVYKPLSQEEIQRIKNEKKQKQNEKKQKVTENRKHLASVRVVQRNLVFVVGLSQRLADPEVLKRPEYFGKFGKIHKVVINNSTSYAGSQGPSASAYVTYIRSEDALRAIQCVNNVVVDGRTLKASLGTTKYCSYFLKSMQCPKPDCMYLHELGDEAASFTKEEMQAGKHQEYEQKLLQDLYKANPNFLQTSTCGGEKTKNKANTTQRQNSGGKEGWPLLQGYSKLVNGLPTEHRKSPPLLDCLTDSDHMTPEEPDPELGTDQNTGLSHFPSVLEPTSPVDKPTEPVSIVNGENIAQVSSDSPSPPPGFSKPSLAVPISVAELTVRSPFEGAPAESQSLFSDNSNFRHPNPIPSSLPSFPNSPQSGSDWPMTPEPQSLFTSDTIPVSSSTDWQAAFGFGSSAKQQQQEDDLGFDPFDVTRKALADLIEKELSVQEALPHSSSLLPNGQPRLPSLQHRGLYNSFSLPANAHASPARQPWMGLPTRNNLAHLNHITHNHFLDPSCPQQHHSTGLGGITISENSGSVESINVKEWQDGLRALLPNININFGGIPNSTSSSSSSSSSSTSSMNHMGVPAGPVGLSHSLSWDGTTSWMDPAIITGIPASTGSNLDCVQDENPPHWLKSLQTLTEIDGPGGSVVSQPRHSGVLDSTVRLPLHRGSWAPYLPPPSVAPSHFHSPPPGFQTAFRPPAQMTTDLLQSAAMERH, from the exons ATGTCCCGTAGCCCTGAGCTGAAGGAAGACCCCATGGAGTGCCCTCTGTGTATGGAGCCCCTGGAGATTGACGATGTCAACTTCTTCCCGTGTACCTGCGGTTACCAAATCTGCCGTTTCTGCTGGCATCGCATCCGGACAGACGAGAACGGCCTCTGCCCAGCCTGCAGAAAG CCGTACCCGGAGGATCCGGCTGTGTACAAGCCCCTCTCACAGGAGGAGATCCAGAGGATAAAGAACGAGAAGAAGCAAAAGCAGAACGAGAAGAAGCAGAAGGTGACTGAGAACCGGAAGCACCTGGCCAGTGTGCGTGTGGTGCAGCGGAACCTGGTGTTCGTAGTGGGTCTCTCTCAGAGGCTTGCGGACCCTGAG GTCCTTAAGAGGCCAGAGTATTTCGGAAAGTTCGGCAAAATACATAAAGTGGTCATCAATAACAGTACGTCGTATGCGGGCTCACAG GGTCCTAGTGCCAGTGCCTATGTTACATACATCCGCTCAGAAGATGCTCTAAGAGCAATACAGTGTGTTAATAATGTGGTAGTCGACGGTAGAACACTCAAG GCTTCTTTAGGCACGACAAAGTACTGCAGCTATTTTCTAAAAAGTATGCAATGCCCTAAGCCGGACTGTATGTATCTGCATGAACTGGGAGATGAGGCAGCTAGTTTTACTAAAGAAGAGATGCAG GCTGGGAAACACCAGGAATATGAACAAAAACTACTCCAAGATCTTTACAAAGCAAATCCCAACTTTCTACAAACTTCAACATGTGGAGGAGAAAAGactaaaaacaaagcaaacactaCACAAAG ACAGAACAGTGGTGGTAAAGAGGGTTGGCCGTTATTACAGGGTTACAGTAAACTAGTCAATGGTTTACCTACAGAACACCGGAAGTCCCCACCCCTTTTAGACTGTTTGACCGACTCCGATCACATGACCCCGGAAGAGCCAGACCCTGAGTTAGGAACAGATCAAAACACAGGACTCTCACACTTTCCCTCAGTCTTAGAACCTACCAG TCCTGTTGATAAACCAACAGAACCTGTAAGTATAGTGAATGGAGAGAATATAGCACAG GTCAGCAGTGACTcgccttctcctcctcctgggTTTTCTAAGCCAAGCCTGGCAGTGCCCATCAGTGTGGCAGAACTTACAGTACGCTCACCCTTTGAGGGAGCACCTGCTGAATCTCAGTCCCTCTTCTCAGACAACAGTAACTTCAGACATCCGAACCCCATCCCCAGCAGCCTGCCCTCTTTCCCTAACTCCCCACAGAGTGGCTCTGACTGGCCCATGACCCCTGAACCTCAGAGCCTCTTTACCTCAG ACACCATCCCTGTGTCCTCATCCACAGACTGGCAAGCGGCTTTCGGCTTTGGCTCGTCAGCCAAGCAACAGCAACAGGAGGACGATCTGGGTTTTGACCCGTTTGATGTGACAAGGAAAGCACTAGCTGACCTCATTGAGAAGGAACTGTCGGTACAGGAAGCCTTGCCACATTCTTCGTCACTCCTCCCTAATGGCCAACCACGCTTACCCTCCCTGCAGCACCGTGGTCTCTACAACTCCTTCAGCCTGCCTGCGAACGCCCATGCCTCACCTGCACGCCAGCCCTGGATGGGCCTTCCCACTCGCAACAACCTCGCACACTtaaaccacatcacacacaaccacTTCCTAGACCCAAGCTGCCCACAACAACACCACAGCACAGGCCTCGGGGGAATAACTATATCAG AAAACAGCGGGTCAGTGGAAAGCATAAACGTCAAAGAGTGGCAGGACGGCCTGAGAGCACTCCTTCCAAACATCAACATCAATTTCGGAGGCATCCCAAATtccacatcatcatcttcctcttcctcgtcTTCTTCCACCTCCAGTATGAATCACATGGGGGTCCCAGCAGGTCCAGTGGGTCTTTCGCACAGCCTGAGCTGGGACGGCACAACAAGCTGGATGGATCCAGCCATCATCACTG GTATTCCAGCATCCACCGGCAGCAATTTGGACTGTGTGCAGGACGAGAACCCTCCGCACTGGCTCAAGTCTCTACAAACTCTGACTGAGATAGATGGGCCCGGCGGTTCAGTGGTTTCTCAGCCTCGTCACTCGGGCGTGCTGGACTCCACAGTTCGGCTTCCTCTGCACAGAGGCAGCTGGGCACCCTACCTCCCTCCTCCATCAGTTGCTCCCAGCCACTTCCACTCTCCTCCCCCAGGCTTCCAGACAGCCTTCAGACCGCCAGCACAGATGACAACAGACCTCCTACAGAGCGCCGCAATGGAGCGCCACTAG
- the cnot4a gene encoding CCR4-NOT transcription complex subunit 4 isoform X1: MSRSPELKEDPMECPLCMEPLEIDDVNFFPCTCGYQICRFCWHRIRTDENGLCPACRKPYPEDPAVYKPLSQEEIQRIKNEKKQKQNEKKQKVTENRKHLASVRVVQRNLVFVVGLSQRLADPEVLKRPEYFGKFGKIHKVVINNSTSYAGSQGPSASAYVTYIRSEDALRAIQCVNNVVVDGRTLKASLGTTKYCSYFLKSMQCPKPDCMYLHELGDEAASFTKEEMQAGKHQEYEQKLLQDLYKANPNFLQTSTCGGEKTKNKANTTQRQNSGGKEGWPLLQGYSKLVNGLPTEHRKSPPLLDCLTDSDHMTPEEPDPELGTDQNTGLSHFPSVLEPTSPVDKPTEPVSIVNGENIAQVSSDSPSPPPGFSKPSLAVPISVAELTVRSPFEGAPAESQSLFSDNSNFRHPNPIPSSLPSFPNSPQSGSDWPMTPEPQSLFTSDTIPVSSSTDWQAAFGFGSSAKQQQQEDDLGFDPFDVTRKALADLIEKELSVQEALPHSSSLLPNGQPRLPSLQHRGLYNSFSLPANAHASPARQPWMGLPTRNNLAHLNHITHNHFLDPSCPQQHHSTGLGGITISAENSGSVESINVKEWQDGLRALLPNININFGGIPNSTSSSSSSSSSSTSSMNHMGVPAGPVGLSHSLSWDGTTSWMDPAIITGIPASTGSNLDCVQDENPPHWLKSLQTLTEIDGPGGSVVSQPRHSGVLDSTVRLPLHRGSWAPYLPPPSVAPSHFHSPPPGFQTAFRPPAQMTTDLLQSAAMERH, translated from the exons ATGTCCCGTAGCCCTGAGCTGAAGGAAGACCCCATGGAGTGCCCTCTGTGTATGGAGCCCCTGGAGATTGACGATGTCAACTTCTTCCCGTGTACCTGCGGTTACCAAATCTGCCGTTTCTGCTGGCATCGCATCCGGACAGACGAGAACGGCCTCTGCCCAGCCTGCAGAAAG CCGTACCCGGAGGATCCGGCTGTGTACAAGCCCCTCTCACAGGAGGAGATCCAGAGGATAAAGAACGAGAAGAAGCAAAAGCAGAACGAGAAGAAGCAGAAGGTGACTGAGAACCGGAAGCACCTGGCCAGTGTGCGTGTGGTGCAGCGGAACCTGGTGTTCGTAGTGGGTCTCTCTCAGAGGCTTGCGGACCCTGAG GTCCTTAAGAGGCCAGAGTATTTCGGAAAGTTCGGCAAAATACATAAAGTGGTCATCAATAACAGTACGTCGTATGCGGGCTCACAG GGTCCTAGTGCCAGTGCCTATGTTACATACATCCGCTCAGAAGATGCTCTAAGAGCAATACAGTGTGTTAATAATGTGGTAGTCGACGGTAGAACACTCAAG GCTTCTTTAGGCACGACAAAGTACTGCAGCTATTTTCTAAAAAGTATGCAATGCCCTAAGCCGGACTGTATGTATCTGCATGAACTGGGAGATGAGGCAGCTAGTTTTACTAAAGAAGAGATGCAG GCTGGGAAACACCAGGAATATGAACAAAAACTACTCCAAGATCTTTACAAAGCAAATCCCAACTTTCTACAAACTTCAACATGTGGAGGAGAAAAGactaaaaacaaagcaaacactaCACAAAG ACAGAACAGTGGTGGTAAAGAGGGTTGGCCGTTATTACAGGGTTACAGTAAACTAGTCAATGGTTTACCTACAGAACACCGGAAGTCCCCACCCCTTTTAGACTGTTTGACCGACTCCGATCACATGACCCCGGAAGAGCCAGACCCTGAGTTAGGAACAGATCAAAACACAGGACTCTCACACTTTCCCTCAGTCTTAGAACCTACCAG TCCTGTTGATAAACCAACAGAACCTGTAAGTATAGTGAATGGAGAGAATATAGCACAG GTCAGCAGTGACTcgccttctcctcctcctgggTTTTCTAAGCCAAGCCTGGCAGTGCCCATCAGTGTGGCAGAACTTACAGTACGCTCACCCTTTGAGGGAGCACCTGCTGAATCTCAGTCCCTCTTCTCAGACAACAGTAACTTCAGACATCCGAACCCCATCCCCAGCAGCCTGCCCTCTTTCCCTAACTCCCCACAGAGTGGCTCTGACTGGCCCATGACCCCTGAACCTCAGAGCCTCTTTACCTCAG ACACCATCCCTGTGTCCTCATCCACAGACTGGCAAGCGGCTTTCGGCTTTGGCTCGTCAGCCAAGCAACAGCAACAGGAGGACGATCTGGGTTTTGACCCGTTTGATGTGACAAGGAAAGCACTAGCTGACCTCATTGAGAAGGAACTGTCGGTACAGGAAGCCTTGCCACATTCTTCGTCACTCCTCCCTAATGGCCAACCACGCTTACCCTCCCTGCAGCACCGTGGTCTCTACAACTCCTTCAGCCTGCCTGCGAACGCCCATGCCTCACCTGCACGCCAGCCCTGGATGGGCCTTCCCACTCGCAACAACCTCGCACACTtaaaccacatcacacacaaccacTTCCTAGACCCAAGCTGCCCACAACAACACCACAGCACAGGCCTCGGGGGAATAACTATATCAG cAGAAAACAGCGGGTCAGTGGAAAGCATAAACGTCAAAGAGTGGCAGGACGGCCTGAGAGCACTCCTTCCAAACATCAACATCAATTTCGGAGGCATCCCAAATtccacatcatcatcttcctcttcctcgtcTTCTTCCACCTCCAGTATGAATCACATGGGGGTCCCAGCAGGTCCAGTGGGTCTTTCGCACAGCCTGAGCTGGGACGGCACAACAAGCTGGATGGATCCAGCCATCATCACTG GTATTCCAGCATCCACCGGCAGCAATTTGGACTGTGTGCAGGACGAGAACCCTCCGCACTGGCTCAAGTCTCTACAAACTCTGACTGAGATAGATGGGCCCGGCGGTTCAGTGGTTTCTCAGCCTCGTCACTCGGGCGTGCTGGACTCCACAGTTCGGCTTCCTCTGCACAGAGGCAGCTGGGCACCCTACCTCCCTCCTCCATCAGTTGCTCCCAGCCACTTCCACTCTCCTCCCCCAGGCTTCCAGACAGCCTTCAGACCGCCAGCACAGATGACAACAGACCTCCTACAGAGCGCCGCAATGGAGCGCCACTAG